From one Streptomyces sp. R41 genomic stretch:
- a CDS encoding TetR/AcrR family transcriptional regulator produces the protein MTSDSVAPVSTKARILEVAAALVAESPNGDVSTRAVCEAAGVGAPALYRHFGDKEGLLSAVVDHGWEKYLATKRERRPGTDPVQDLRDGWDTHTEFALQNPNLYRLMNSPAMRTPPAAALESHQILTADLQRAAEQGKLCLAPELAAQIIMSANVGVALMLVSRPATFTDRTVSRRVRDAVHAVVFTPDVTESRTPSTATPAETGVPATATQLGALLRQAPSPAFTPAEGALLSEWLDRLSNTAPE, from the coding sequence ATGACCTCGGATAGCGTCGCTCCCGTGAGTACGAAGGCGCGGATTCTCGAAGTGGCGGCCGCCCTGGTCGCAGAGTCCCCGAACGGGGACGTCTCGACCCGGGCGGTCTGCGAGGCCGCCGGGGTCGGTGCCCCGGCGCTCTACCGCCACTTCGGGGACAAGGAGGGCCTGCTGTCGGCCGTCGTCGACCACGGCTGGGAGAAGTACCTGGCCACGAAGCGCGAACGCCGCCCCGGCACGGACCCGGTCCAGGACCTGCGCGACGGCTGGGACACCCACACCGAGTTCGCCCTCCAGAACCCCAACCTCTACCGCCTCATGAACTCCCCGGCCATGCGCACACCGCCGGCCGCGGCCCTGGAGTCCCACCAGATCCTCACCGCGGACCTCCAACGGGCCGCAGAACAGGGCAAGTTGTGCCTCGCCCCGGAACTGGCCGCCCAGATCATCATGTCCGCCAACGTCGGCGTCGCCCTGATGCTGGTCTCCCGCCCGGCGACCTTCACCGACAGGACGGTCTCCCGCCGGGTACGGGACGCCGTACATGCGGTGGTCTTCACTCCGGACGTGACGGAATCCCGTACGCCGTCCACGGCCACGCCGGCCGAAACCGGCGTCCCCGCCACAGCGACCCAGCTCGGCGCCCTCCTCCGCCAGGCCCCCAGCCCGGCCTTCACTCCCGCCGAGGGCGCCCTGCTCTCCGAGTGGCTGGACCGGCTCTCGAACACGGCGCCCGAGTAG
- a CDS encoding SDR family NAD(P)-dependent oxidoreductase, protein MSVTGKTILITGAGSGFGALSARTLAHAGHTVYAAMRDTAGRNASRVAEAEAYAAEHGVELRTVELDVLSQESANAAVDTVLAQTGSLDVVVHNAGHMVTGPTEAFTPEELAAVYDTNVLGTQRVNRAALPHLRARRHGLVLWVGSTSSRGGTPPYLAPYFAAKAAMDALAVSYAAELARFDIETTIVVPGAFTSGTNHFATGGHPSEQTVIPAYEERYAGLMDQVAQRLAALAPADADVSLVADAIVEVVDTPHGKRPFRVHVDPANDGSEEVSRVADRIRAEFLTRIGLEDLLAPHETAV, encoded by the coding sequence ATGTCTGTCACAGGCAAGACGATCCTCATCACCGGCGCCGGTTCCGGCTTCGGTGCCCTGTCCGCCCGCACACTCGCCCACGCCGGGCACACGGTCTACGCGGCGATGCGCGACACGGCGGGCCGTAACGCGTCCCGGGTCGCGGAGGCCGAGGCGTACGCCGCCGAGCACGGAGTGGAACTGCGTACGGTCGAACTGGACGTCCTCTCCCAGGAGTCGGCGAACGCCGCCGTCGACACCGTGCTGGCGCAGACGGGCTCGCTGGACGTCGTCGTCCACAACGCGGGCCACATGGTGACCGGCCCGACCGAGGCCTTCACCCCCGAGGAACTGGCCGCGGTCTACGACACCAACGTGCTCGGCACCCAGCGAGTCAACCGAGCCGCGCTGCCGCACCTGCGCGCGCGGCGGCACGGCCTGGTGCTGTGGGTCGGCTCCACGTCCAGCAGGGGCGGCACGCCGCCGTACCTCGCGCCGTACTTCGCCGCCAAGGCCGCGATGGACGCGCTCGCCGTGTCGTACGCCGCCGAGCTGGCCCGCTTCGACATCGAGACGACCATCGTGGTGCCGGGCGCCTTCACCTCCGGCACGAACCACTTCGCCACGGGCGGTCACCCCTCCGAACAAACCGTGATCCCGGCGTACGAGGAGCGCTACGCGGGCCTGATGGACCAGGTCGCCCAGCGCCTGGCGGCCCTCGCGCCCGCCGACGCGGACGTGTCCCTCGTGGCCGACGCGATCGTCGAGGTCGTCGACACCCCGCACGGGAAGCGGCCCTTCCGGGTCCACGTCGACCCGGCGAACGACGGCTCCGAGGAGGTCAGCCGGGTCGCGGACCGCATCCGGGCGGAATTCCTGACGAGGATCGGCCTGGAGGACCTCCTCGCCCCGCACGAGACGGCCGTATGA
- a CDS encoding SDR family oxidoreductase gives MTEQYEPSNTSPRVAVVTGGSRGIGRETAERLAAEGYAVVVNYAGNEAEAGKAVAAITEAGGRAIAVRADVADETEVAALFDAAESAYGGVDVVVHAAGVMALAPLVDLDLDALDRMHRTNIRGTFVVDQQAARRLRAGGAIINFSSSVLALAIPGYSAYAATKGAVEAMTLILAREMRGRDVTVNAVAPGPTATALFLDGKDEETIARMAAQPPLERLGTPEDIAGVVAFLAGPAGRWVNGQVVRANGGIA, from the coding sequence ATGACCGAGCAGTACGAGCCGTCGAACACCTCCCCCCGCGTGGCCGTCGTCACCGGCGGATCCCGCGGCATCGGCCGGGAAACCGCCGAGCGACTCGCCGCCGAGGGCTACGCCGTCGTGGTGAACTACGCGGGCAACGAGGCCGAGGCGGGCAAGGCCGTCGCCGCGATCACCGAGGCCGGCGGCCGGGCGATCGCCGTCCGGGCCGACGTGGCCGACGAGACCGAGGTGGCCGCCCTCTTCGACGCGGCCGAGTCCGCGTACGGCGGGGTCGACGTCGTCGTGCACGCGGCGGGCGTCATGGCCCTGGCCCCGCTCGTCGACCTCGACCTCGACGCCCTCGACCGGATGCACCGCACCAACATCCGCGGCACGTTCGTCGTCGACCAGCAGGCCGCGCGCCGGCTGCGCGCGGGCGGCGCGATCATCAACTTCTCCAGCTCCGTGCTGGCGCTGGCCATCCCCGGCTACAGCGCGTACGCCGCCACCAAGGGCGCCGTCGAGGCCATGACCCTGATCCTGGCCCGCGAGATGCGCGGCCGGGACGTCACCGTCAACGCCGTGGCCCCCGGGCCGACCGCCACCGCCCTGTTCCTGGACGGCAAGGACGAGGAGACCATCGCGCGGATGGCCGCCCAGCCGCCGCTGGAGCGCCTCGGCACGCCCGAGGACATCGCCGGGGTCGTCGCCTTCCTGGCCGGACCGGCCGGGCGCTGGGTCAACGGCCAGGTGGTCCGGGCCAACGGCGGCATTGCCTGA